A stretch of Janibacter endophyticus DNA encodes these proteins:
- a CDS encoding MarR family winged helix-turn-helix transcriptional regulator, producing the protein MLSFDPIDAARTQWVERGWGDSAEGMAAVTSVIRAQAILMRRVETALRDSGLTFARYEVLMLLSFTRHEALPMRAISSRLQVHQSSVTNAVDRLESAGLVTRAPSPDDRRTVLVGLTSQGIQVAKECTRRLNDEVFGALGLSDEDTRQLVAILARLRADAGDFSTP; encoded by the coding sequence GTGCTCTCCTTCGACCCCATCGACGCCGCGCGCACCCAGTGGGTGGAGCGTGGGTGGGGCGACTCCGCGGAGGGGATGGCCGCCGTCACCTCGGTGATCCGGGCCCAGGCGATCCTCATGCGCCGCGTCGAGACCGCGCTGCGTGACAGCGGGCTGACCTTCGCCCGGTACGAGGTGCTCATGCTGCTGAGCTTCACCCGGCACGAGGCGCTGCCGATGCGGGCGATCAGCTCCCGGCTCCAGGTGCACCAGTCGAGCGTGACGAACGCCGTCGACCGGCTCGAGTCGGCCGGCCTGGTGACGCGAGCGCCCAGCCCGGACGACCGGCGCACGGTCCTCGTCGGCCTGACCTCGCAGGGCATCCAGGTCGCCAAGGAGTGCACGCGTCGGCTCAACGACGAGGTCTTCGGTGCGCTCGGCCTCTCCGACGAGGACACGCGCCAGCTCGTCGCGATCCTCGCGCGCCTGCGCGCCGACGCAGGCGATTTCAGCACCCCCTGA
- a CDS encoding DUF202 domain-containing protein, which translates to MTPEVRRGASKGDRGAQPERTALAWQRTALATAAGSAIVARHSVGPLGPAALVIMGVSIGLALTAFTLGRRRYLAGPTESRLSATEGRRRWDLPRRDGLAPALLSLAVLSLAATELSAAALR; encoded by the coding sequence GTGACCCCTGAGGTGCGACGAGGAGCCTCGAAGGGTGACCGTGGCGCCCAGCCGGAGCGGACCGCGCTCGCCTGGCAGCGGACCGCCCTGGCGACCGCGGCGGGTTCGGCGATCGTCGCCCGGCACTCGGTCGGACCACTCGGCCCGGCAGCGCTCGTCATCATGGGCGTGAGCATCGGGCTCGCGCTCACCGCCTTCACCCTGGGCCGGCGGCGTTACCTCGCCGGCCCGACCGAGTCGCGGCTGTCCGCCACCGAAGGACGCCGTCGCTGGGACCTCCCCCGACGTGACGGCCTCGCCCCTGCTCTCCTCTCGCTGGCCGTGCTCAGCCTCGCCGCCACCGAGCTCAGCGCGGCCGCCCTCCGCTGA
- a CDS encoding GntR family transcriptional regulator produces MEPFDDSSPIYLQIADRIRRSVLSGELREGDQVMSTTQYATTHRINPATAAKAMGLLVDEGLIHKRRGIGMFVSDGAREQLRTARRESYWEQVMQPALDDARALGITTDEIITWLKETS; encoded by the coding sequence GTGGAGCCGTTCGACGACAGCTCGCCGATCTACCTGCAGATCGCCGACCGCATCCGTCGCTCCGTGCTCTCCGGCGAGCTGCGGGAAGGGGACCAGGTCATGTCGACCACGCAGTACGCGACGACGCACCGCATCAACCCGGCCACGGCCGCCAAGGCCATGGGCCTGCTCGTCGACGAGGGGCTGATCCACAAGCGGCGCGGGATCGGGATGTTCGTCAGCGACGGCGCCCGGGAGCAGCTGCGCACCGCCCGACGCGAGTCGTACTGGGAGCAGGTCATGCAGCCCGCGCTCGACGACGCCCGTGCCCTGGGCATCACCACCGACGAGATCATCACCTGGCTGAAGGAGACGTCATGA
- a CDS encoding amino acid ABC transporter permease: protein MSSSSVLFDAPGPRARRRHLIITIVAALVLLGVVVVALMRLDARGELEAAKWQAMFTTSAWQYYFVPGILSTLKAAGIAIVLSMLFGLVFGVGRLSQNTAVRWVSGAVVEFFRGIPVLIMMIAFFYFLAFRGVFAPETNPFVAVVAALTLYNGAVVAELVRSGVGSLPKGQGEAGLSIGLTPGQTMRAIQLPQAITAMLPALVSQLVVILKDSALGAIITYPELLRSARNLAAGGNTLQPLVMAALLFIIINFTLTTLASYLERRINKRGHTSAKADKDAGRPGDSVGAGTL from the coding sequence ATGAGCTCGTCCTCGGTCCTCTTCGACGCACCCGGTCCCCGGGCGCGCCGCCGCCACCTCATCATCACGATCGTCGCCGCCCTCGTCCTGCTCGGCGTGGTCGTCGTAGCCCTGATGCGCCTCGACGCGCGCGGCGAGCTCGAGGCCGCGAAGTGGCAGGCCATGTTCACGACGAGCGCGTGGCAGTACTACTTCGTGCCCGGCATCCTCAGCACGCTCAAGGCGGCCGGGATCGCCATCGTGCTGTCGATGCTCTTCGGCCTGGTCTTCGGCGTGGGACGGCTCTCGCAGAACACCGCCGTCCGGTGGGTCTCGGGTGCCGTCGTGGAGTTCTTCCGCGGCATCCCGGTGCTCATCATGATGATCGCCTTCTTCTACTTCCTCGCCTTCCGCGGGGTCTTCGCCCCGGAGACCAACCCCTTCGTCGCGGTGGTCGCCGCGCTGACCCTCTACAACGGCGCGGTCGTCGCGGAGCTCGTCCGCTCCGGCGTGGGCTCGCTGCCCAAGGGGCAGGGCGAAGCAGGTCTGTCGATCGGGCTCACCCCGGGCCAGACCATGCGCGCGATCCAGCTGCCCCAGGCGATCACGGCCATGCTGCCGGCGCTCGTCAGCCAGCTCGTCGTCATCCTCAAGGACAGCGCGCTCGGCGCGATCATCACCTATCCGGAGCTGCTGCGCTCGGCGCGCAACCTCGCGGCCGGGGGCAACACCCTGCAGCCGCTCGTCATGGCTGCGCTGCTCTTCATCATCATCAACTTCACTCTCACGACCCTCGCGAGCTATCTCGAGCGACGGATCAACAAGCGCGGCCACACCTCGGCGAAGGCCGACAAGGACGCCGGCCGTCCTGGCGACTCCGTCGGCGCCGGCACCCTCTGA
- a CDS encoding helical backbone metal receptor — MGEHLRDDLGAEALLPDGGVRRVVSLVPSLTEAVAVSASDLLVGATDWCTHPAELDVVRVRGTKNPDLSAIADLSPDLVVANKEENRELDVRRLRERGVPVWVTDIETVPQAIASMRRLFLEALALDEPGWLTEAADLWDGRFEAPVEAPSSRLRAQPPSPTIAVPIWRDPWMVVGPRTYTTDLLSRLGYDNAFDDGEDRYPHVELADIDREDIDEVWLPDEPYVFTESDGPEAFEDVPTRLVSGRLLTWYGPAMLEAHRVLRP, encoded by the coding sequence ATGGGTGAGCACCTGCGTGACGACCTCGGCGCGGAGGCCCTGCTGCCCGACGGGGGCGTCAGGCGAGTGGTCTCGCTCGTCCCGTCCCTCACCGAGGCGGTCGCCGTCAGCGCCTCAGACCTCCTCGTCGGCGCCACGGACTGGTGCACGCACCCCGCAGAGCTCGACGTGGTGAGAGTGCGCGGCACGAAGAACCCCGACCTCTCCGCCATCGCCGACCTCTCCCCCGACCTCGTCGTCGCCAACAAGGAGGAGAACCGCGAGCTCGACGTCCGGCGGCTCCGCGAGCGCGGCGTCCCCGTCTGGGTCACCGACATCGAGACCGTCCCGCAGGCGATCGCCTCCATGCGTCGTCTTTTTCTCGAGGCACTCGCGCTCGACGAACCCGGCTGGCTCACCGAGGCTGCTGACCTCTGGGACGGACGCTTCGAGGCACCCGTCGAGGCTCCTTCGTCGCGCCTCAGGGCGCAGCCCCCGTCGCCCACGATCGCGGTGCCGATCTGGCGCGACCCGTGGATGGTCGTCGGCCCACGCACCTACACGACCGACCTGCTGTCCCGGCTGGGGTACGACAACGCCTTCGACGACGGCGAGGACCGCTACCCCCACGTCGAGCTGGCCGACATCGACCGCGAGGACATCGACGAGGTCTGGCTGCCCGACGAGCCCTACGTCTTCACCGAGAGCGACGGGCCCGAGGCCTTCGAGGACGTACCGACCCGGCTCGTGTCAGGCCGCCTGCTCACCTGGTACGGCCCGGCGATGCTCGAGGCCCACCGCGTGCTGCGGCCGTGA
- a CDS encoding YidH family protein, which yields MTDQRWPRSVYGEGEEPDYRFSLANERTFLAWLRTGLALVAAGVAVDVVDLSVGEGVKLALAGILLVLGGLSSVLAYLRWSGSERAMRRGEPLPALGVAAIVISGVLAALTLAALIVLGTRP from the coding sequence GTGACCGATCAGCGCTGGCCGAGGAGCGTCTACGGCGAGGGCGAGGAGCCGGACTACCGCTTCAGCCTCGCCAACGAGCGGACCTTCCTCGCCTGGCTGCGGACCGGGCTGGCGCTCGTGGCGGCCGGGGTCGCGGTCGACGTCGTCGACCTGTCGGTCGGCGAAGGGGTCAAGCTCGCCCTCGCGGGCATCCTCCTGGTCCTCGGCGGGCTGTCGTCGGTCCTCGCCTACCTCCGGTGGTCGGGATCGGAGCGGGCGATGCGACGAGGTGAGCCGCTCCCGGCCCTGGGGGTCGCGGCGATCGTGATCTCCGGCGTGCTCGCGGCGCTCACGCTCGCGGCCCTGATCGTCCTCGGCACCAGGCCGTGA
- a CDS encoding ATP-binding cassette domain-containing protein, with the protein MSTMGIEVTGLSHRFGSTQALADIDLTVRPGTLTGLVGRNGAGKTTLLELVAAHRAAQSGQVLLGGEPVWENPDRTSRVCLMKERGGMYDDEKITASVRAQRVTRPHWDETYFYELLDRFEVPTRKAPEKLSTGKRSALRAALALATRAEVTLLDEVYLGMDAVARRQFYDEVMADYLAHPRTIVLSSHLLDEVEDLLEDVIVLHRGRVVAAGSADEVREAHSTGDRLASLTDVLVTLSSPGGTR; encoded by the coding sequence ATGAGCACGATGGGGATCGAGGTGACCGGGCTGTCTCACCGCTTCGGGAGCACCCAGGCACTGGCCGACATCGACCTCACGGTGCGACCCGGCACCCTCACCGGGCTCGTCGGGCGCAACGGCGCCGGCAAGACCACGCTGCTCGAGCTCGTCGCGGCCCACCGGGCCGCGCAGTCCGGGCAGGTGCTCCTCGGGGGCGAGCCGGTGTGGGAGAACCCGGACCGCACCTCGCGCGTCTGCCTCATGAAGGAGCGCGGGGGCATGTACGACGACGAGAAGATCACCGCGAGCGTCCGCGCCCAGCGGGTGACCCGCCCGCACTGGGACGAGACGTACTTCTACGAGCTGCTCGACCGCTTCGAGGTCCCGACGAGGAAGGCCCCGGAGAAGCTCTCCACCGGCAAGAGGTCCGCGCTGCGCGCGGCCCTCGCCCTCGCGACGCGCGCCGAGGTCACCCTGCTCGACGAGGTCTACCTCGGCATGGACGCGGTGGCACGACGGCAGTTCTACGACGAGGTCATGGCCGACTACCTCGCCCACCCCCGCACCATCGTGCTCTCCTCGCACCTGCTCGACGAGGTCGAGGACCTCCTCGAGGACGTGATCGTCCTCCACCGTGGCCGGGTCGTCGCCGCCGGCAGCGCGGACGAGGTCCGTGAGGCGCACTCCACCGGCGACCGGCTCGCCTCGCTCACCGACGTCCTCGTGACGCTCAGCTCCCCCGGAGGTACCCGATGA
- the icmF gene encoding fused isobutyryl-CoA mutase/GTPase IcmF, producing MSTPTLHAPAHPVRFVTASALFDGHDASINIMRRILQSQGAEVIHLGHNRSVQEVVDAAIDEDVQGVAISSYQGGHVEYFEYLVQLLGEAGAGHVKVFGGGGGVIVPEEIQRLRAAGVRIFSPEDGQRLGLPGMINTLIRDCDVDLWEERDADVDAVLSGDRAAVARAITGAELGRLDDTFLTRVREAAGSRTVPVLGITGTGGSGKSSLTDELVRRFRVDQEDKLRIAVIAVDPTRKRGGGALLGDRIRMNSLDGDRVFFRSIATRGSREVPENLDQVIDVAKAAGFDLVIVETPGIGQGDAAIVPFADTSMYVMTPEFGAASQLEKIDMLDLADVVAINKFERRGAEDALRDVGRQMVRNREAFGKKPEDMPVYGTSAATFNDDGVTALYQHLRDALAEQGLQTGEGVLAPVDVQHSTRISQVVPPKRVRYLAEIADTVRDYHEQTTRVAEQARRVQRLELVDDELAAAGKSDHAVDELLEHARAELPTEVGQQLASWPTVVESYSGDEQVVTIRGKELRTTLTKESLSGNKIPRVALPRFADHGDLVSFLRRENLPGYYPFTAGVFPFKRDNEDPARMFAGEGDPFRTNRRFKLLSEGQPATRLSTAFDSVTLYGRDPDERPDIYGKVGTSGVSVATLDDMKALYDGFDLLSPSTSVSMTINGPAPTVLAFFLNTAIDQRLDAFREAEGREPSGAEAEELRAEALQTVRGTVQADILKEDQGQNTCLFSTEFSLRMMADIQEWFIEQGVRNFYSVSISGYHIAEAGANPISQLAFTLANGFTYVEAYLARGMDINDFAPNLSFFFSSGMDPEYSVLGRVARRIWAVTMKEKYGANERAQKLKYHIQTSGRSLHAQEMDFNDIRTTLQALNALYDNANSLHTNAYDEAITTPSPESVRRALAIQLIITREWGLSINENPLQGSFVIDELTDLVEAAVLEEFDRISERGGVLGAMETGYQRGRIQDESMLYEHRKHDGSLPLIGVNTFLRAKGDDEEPVEVELARATESEKESQLARVRAYQDAHRDEAQQQIARLKEAATTDANVFDVLMDAARVCSLQQVTEAFFEVGGQYRRNV from the coding sequence ATGTCCACGCCCACCCTGCACGCCCCCGCCCACCCGGTGCGCTTCGTCACCGCGTCCGCCCTCTTCGACGGGCACGACGCGTCGATCAACATCATGCGCCGCATCCTGCAGAGCCAGGGCGCCGAGGTGATCCATCTCGGGCACAACCGCTCCGTGCAGGAGGTCGTCGACGCGGCGATCGACGAGGACGTGCAGGGCGTCGCGATCAGCAGCTACCAGGGCGGTCACGTCGAGTACTTCGAGTACCTCGTGCAGCTGCTCGGCGAGGCCGGCGCCGGTCACGTCAAGGTCTTCGGCGGTGGCGGCGGTGTCATCGTCCCCGAGGAGATCCAGCGGCTGCGCGCCGCCGGGGTGCGGATCTTCTCCCCCGAGGACGGCCAGCGCCTCGGGCTCCCGGGCATGATCAACACCCTCATCAGAGACTGCGACGTCGACCTCTGGGAGGAGCGCGACGCGGACGTCGATGCCGTCCTCTCCGGCGACCGGGCGGCCGTCGCCCGCGCCATCACCGGCGCCGAGCTCGGGCGCCTCGACGACACCTTCCTCACCCGCGTCCGGGAGGCCGCCGGGTCCCGCACCGTGCCCGTCCTCGGCATCACCGGCACCGGCGGCTCCGGCAAGTCCTCGCTCACCGACGAGCTGGTCCGCCGCTTCCGGGTCGACCAGGAGGACAAGCTCCGCATCGCGGTCATCGCCGTCGACCCCACCCGCAAGCGCGGCGGCGGCGCCCTCCTCGGCGACCGCATCCGGATGAACTCGCTCGACGGGGACCGGGTCTTCTTCCGTTCCATCGCGACGCGCGGCAGCCGCGAGGTCCCCGAGAACCTCGACCAGGTCATCGACGTGGCCAAGGCCGCCGGCTTCGACCTCGTCATCGTCGAGACCCCCGGGATCGGGCAGGGCGACGCGGCGATCGTCCCCTTCGCCGACACCTCGATGTACGTCATGACCCCGGAGTTCGGCGCGGCCAGCCAGCTCGAGAAGATCGACATGCTCGACCTCGCCGACGTCGTCGCCATCAACAAGTTCGAGCGCCGCGGCGCCGAGGACGCCCTCCGCGACGTCGGCCGCCAGATGGTCCGCAACCGCGAGGCCTTCGGCAAGAAGCCCGAGGACATGCCGGTCTACGGCACCTCGGCTGCGACCTTCAACGACGATGGCGTCACCGCGCTCTACCAGCACCTCCGCGACGCGCTCGCCGAGCAGGGCCTCCAGACGGGCGAAGGGGTCCTCGCACCGGTCGACGTCCAGCACTCGACCCGGATCAGCCAGGTCGTCCCGCCCAAGCGGGTCCGCTACCTCGCCGAGATCGCCGACACCGTCCGCGACTACCACGAGCAGACCACGCGAGTCGCTGAGCAGGCGCGCCGCGTCCAGCGCCTCGAGCTCGTCGACGACGAGCTCGCTGCCGCGGGCAAGTCCGACCACGCGGTCGACGAGCTGCTCGAGCACGCCCGGGCCGAGCTCCCGACCGAGGTCGGTCAGCAGCTCGCGTCCTGGCCCACGGTCGTCGAGTCCTACTCCGGCGACGAGCAGGTCGTGACCATCCGCGGCAAGGAGCTGCGCACGACGCTCACCAAGGAGTCGCTGTCGGGCAACAAGATCCCGCGCGTCGCCCTCCCCCGCTTCGCCGACCACGGCGACCTCGTCTCCTTCCTCCGTCGGGAGAACCTGCCTGGCTACTACCCCTTCACCGCCGGCGTCTTCCCCTTCAAGCGCGACAACGAGGACCCGGCGCGGATGTTCGCCGGCGAGGGTGACCCCTTCCGCACCAACCGGCGCTTCAAGCTGCTGTCGGAGGGCCAGCCCGCCACCCGCCTGTCGACCGCCTTCGACTCGGTGACCCTCTACGGGCGCGACCCCGACGAGCGCCCGGACATCTACGGCAAGGTCGGCACCTCCGGCGTCTCCGTCGCGACGCTCGACGACATGAAGGCGCTGTACGACGGCTTCGACCTGCTCTCGCCGTCGACCTCGGTCTCGATGACGATCAACGGCCCGGCGCCCACCGTCCTCGCCTTCTTCCTCAACACCGCGATCGACCAGCGGCTCGACGCCTTCCGCGAGGCCGAGGGTCGTGAGCCCTCCGGCGCCGAGGCCGAGGAGCTGCGCGCAGAGGCGCTGCAGACCGTCCGCGGCACCGTCCAGGCGGACATCCTCAAGGAGGACCAGGGGCAGAACACCTGCCTCTTCTCCACCGAGTTCAGCCTGCGCATGATGGCCGACATCCAGGAGTGGTTCATCGAGCAGGGGGTGCGCAACTTCTACTCCGTGAGCATCTCCGGCTACCACATCGCCGAGGCCGGGGCGAACCCCATCAGCCAGCTCGCCTTCACCCTCGCCAACGGCTTCACCTACGTCGAGGCGTACCTCGCGCGCGGCATGGACATCAACGACTTCGCGCCGAACCTGTCCTTCTTCTTCTCCTCCGGCATGGACCCCGAGTACTCCGTCCTCGGTCGCGTCGCCCGCCGCATCTGGGCGGTGACGATGAAGGAGAAGTACGGCGCCAACGAGCGCGCTCAGAAGCTGAAGTACCACATCCAGACGAGCGGCCGTTCGCTGCACGCGCAGGAGATGGACTTCAACGACATCCGCACGACCCTGCAGGCGCTCAACGCCCTCTACGACAACGCGAACTCCCTGCACACCAACGCCTACGACGAGGCGATCACGACCCCTTCGCCCGAGTCGGTGCGACGCGCTCTCGCGATCCAGCTGATCATCACCCGCGAGTGGGGCCTGTCGATCAACGAGAACCCGCTCCAGGGCTCCTTCGTCATCGACGAGCTGACCGACCTCGTCGAGGCAGCCGTGCTCGAGGAGTTCGACCGGATCAGCGAGCGCGGCGGCGTGCTCGGCGCGATGGAGACCGGCTACCAGCGCGGCCGGATCCAGGACGAGTCGATGCTCTACGAGCACCGCAAGCACGACGGCTCGCTGCCGCTCATCGGCGTCAACACCTTCCTCCGGGCGAAGGGGGACGACGAGGAGCCGGTCGAGGTCGAGCTGGCCCGCGCGACCGAGTCGGAGAAGGAGTCGCAGCTCGCCCGCGTCCGCGCCTACCAGGACGCGCACCGCGACGAGGCGCAGCAGCAGATCGCCCGGCTCAAGGAGGCGGCCACGACCGACGCCAACGTCTTCGACGTCCTCATGGACGCCGCGCGGGTGTGCTCGCTGCAGCAGGTGACCGAGGCCTTCTTCGAGGTCGGCGGCCAGTACCGGCGCAACGTCTAG
- a CDS encoding pyridoxal phosphate-dependent aminotransferase, with amino-acid sequence MRPIRQSRKLMNVRYDVRGPILVEAQRLEAEGHKILKLNIGNTAPFGFEAPEAIVADMTRHLPDSQGYVDSKGIYSARTAVAQYYQSRGLRETTVEDVFIGNGVSELISMVLQAFVDDGNEILIPAPDYPLWTGAVSLAGGTPVHYRCDESNGWDPDLADIESKITDNTHALVIINPNNPTGAVYSEETVKGLVDIARRHQLVVMADEIYEKIIFDDAVHRHAAEFAGDDVLCLTFSGLSKAYRVCGYRAGWVMISGPKHMAEDFLEGLTLLANMRMCANVPAQHAIQTALGGYQSIEELVVPGGRFYEQSKLASRLLGEIPGVSCVEPRGALYCFPRLDPEVYAIEDDEAFVIDLLRAKKILVTHGTGFNWFEPDHFRVVCLPDEEVMTEAIGRIADFLETRRG; translated from the coding sequence ATGCGCCCGATCCGCCAGAGCCGCAAGCTGATGAACGTCCGCTACGACGTCCGAGGACCGATCCTCGTCGAGGCCCAGCGGCTCGAGGCCGAGGGCCACAAGATCCTCAAGCTCAACATCGGCAACACCGCCCCCTTCGGCTTCGAGGCACCCGAGGCGATCGTCGCCGACATGACCCGGCACCTGCCCGACTCGCAGGGTTACGTGGACTCCAAGGGCATCTACTCGGCCCGGACCGCGGTCGCGCAGTACTACCAGTCGCGGGGCCTGCGGGAGACGACCGTCGAGGACGTCTTCATCGGCAACGGCGTCTCCGAGCTCATCTCGATGGTGCTGCAGGCCTTCGTCGACGACGGCAACGAGATCCTCATCCCCGCACCGGACTACCCGCTGTGGACCGGTGCGGTCTCGCTCGCCGGCGGCACCCCCGTGCACTACCGCTGCGACGAGTCCAACGGCTGGGACCCCGACCTCGCGGACATCGAGTCCAAGATCACCGACAACACGCACGCCCTGGTCATCATCAACCCGAACAACCCGACGGGCGCGGTCTACAGCGAGGAGACGGTCAAGGGGCTCGTCGACATCGCGCGGCGCCATCAGCTCGTCGTCATGGCCGACGAGATCTACGAGAAGATCATCTTCGACGACGCCGTCCACCGGCACGCGGCCGAGTTCGCCGGCGACGACGTCCTCTGCCTCACCTTCTCCGGCCTGTCGAAGGCCTACCGGGTCTGCGGCTACCGCGCCGGCTGGGTGATGATCTCCGGCCCGAAGCACATGGCCGAGGACTTCCTCGAGGGCCTGACGCTGCTCGCCAACATGCGCATGTGCGCCAACGTCCCTGCGCAGCACGCGATCCAGACCGCGCTCGGCGGCTACCAGTCGATCGAGGAGCTCGTCGTCCCCGGCGGCCGCTTCTACGAGCAGTCCAAGCTCGCCTCCCGGCTGCTGGGAGAGATCCCCGGCGTGAGCTGCGTCGAGCCGCGCGGGGCCCTGTACTGCTTCCCGCGGCTCGACCCGGAGGTGTACGCGATCGAGGACGACGAGGCCTTCGTCATCGACCTGCTGCGCGCCAAGAAGATCCTCGTGACCCACGGGACCGGCTTCAACTGGTTCGAGCCCGACCACTTCCGGGTCGTGTGCCTGCCCGACGAGGAGGTCATGACCGAGGCGATCGGCCGGATCGCGGACTTCCTCGAGACCCGACGCGGCTGA
- a CDS encoding fluoride efflux transporter FluC, whose amino-acid sequence MTALLVAVGGALGAVLRWQLSTRARTKGATPAGGTLLVNVLGSFLLGLLAGWGGRPDWVMPLLGVGLCGGLTTFSTHALEVAQSWRDLERRQAVANLGLSLGLSLAALSLGYVSTA is encoded by the coding sequence ATGACCGCGCTCCTCGTCGCCGTCGGCGGTGCGCTGGGTGCCGTCCTGCGGTGGCAGCTGTCGACGCGCGCCAGGACGAAGGGGGCGACACCGGCGGGTGGGACCCTCCTGGTCAACGTCCTCGGCTCGTTCCTCCTCGGGCTGCTCGCCGGGTGGGGCGGCCGGCCCGACTGGGTCATGCCGCTGCTCGGCGTCGGCCTGTGCGGAGGACTCACGACCTTCAGCACGCACGCGCTCGAGGTGGCCCAGTCCTGGCGCGACCTCGAGCGCCGCCAGGCCGTCGCGAACCTCGGCCTCTCGCTCGGGCTCAGCCTGGCCGCGCTCTCCCTCGGCTACGTCAGTACTGCCTGA
- a CDS encoding MFS transporter gives MTAALPGRVRRGYGLGSVATGSFGTVPGLLLLPYLTDRLGVAAGVAGLIVLLPKAWDVLLNPVAGRISDRLEHPEGRRRPFLLRAGALLAVLFVLLFAGPTGSTALGAAWVAVLFLACATAYAFFQVPYVSMPAELTRDYGERTRLMTWRVAVLALAILVSGGLSPAIRDALGPEWGYRAVGLFVGGLILAGALGAWWGTKGVPPVAEVAAGGSLGEQLRVVARAPDFRALLTAFGLQALATGTMLAGVDYVARVVLGNPGASTILFVAFVAPALLVTPVWERIGARVGKKAGFVAASLLLALGAVLVYLLHGLGVAAVGAALTLVGIGYAGAQMFPMAMLPDVAAVDAQRTGEGRVGVYTGVWTAGETLGLALGPGVYALILMLGGYVSSTDGLAAQPDSAVTAMTLGFTLLPAALVLLALVPLRSYRVDEAAVEAATQEAL, from the coding sequence ATGACGGCAGCGCTGCCGGGTCGGGTGCGACGCGGGTACGGGCTGGGGTCGGTCGCGACCGGCTCCTTCGGGACCGTGCCCGGTCTGCTCCTCCTGCCCTATCTCACCGACCGGCTCGGCGTCGCCGCGGGCGTCGCGGGTCTCATCGTCCTGCTGCCCAAGGCCTGGGACGTCCTGCTCAACCCGGTGGCGGGCCGGATCTCGGACCGTCTCGAGCACCCCGAGGGCCGTCGTCGCCCCTTCCTCCTGCGGGCGGGTGCCCTCCTCGCGGTCCTCTTCGTGCTCCTCTTCGCCGGGCCGACGGGCTCGACGGCGCTCGGTGCCGCCTGGGTGGCCGTGCTCTTCCTCGCCTGCGCGACCGCCTACGCGTTCTTCCAGGTCCCCTACGTCTCGATGCCGGCGGAGCTGACCCGCGACTACGGCGAGCGCACCCGACTCATGACCTGGCGGGTCGCGGTGCTCGCCCTGGCGATCCTCGTGAGCGGCGGGCTGTCCCCGGCGATCCGCGACGCGCTCGGACCCGAGTGGGGGTACCGGGCGGTGGGCCTCTTCGTCGGCGGGCTGATCCTCGCCGGTGCCCTCGGCGCGTGGTGGGGGACGAAGGGGGTGCCGCCGGTCGCGGAGGTCGCGGCCGGGGGCAGCCTCGGGGAGCAGCTGCGGGTCGTGGCGCGGGCGCCGGACTTCCGCGCGCTGCTCACGGCCTTCGGCCTGCAGGCGCTCGCGACGGGCACGATGCTCGCCGGCGTCGACTACGTCGCCCGGGTGGTGCTGGGCAACCCCGGGGCGTCGACGATCCTCTTCGTCGCGTTCGTCGCCCCGGCCCTGCTCGTCACGCCGGTGTGGGAGCGGATCGGTGCGCGTGTCGGCAAGAAGGCCGGCTTCGTCGCGGCCTCCCTGCTCCTCGCGCTCGGCGCCGTGCTCGTCTACCTGCTCCACGGTCTCGGCGTCGCCGCCGTCGGGGCCGCTCTGACGCTGGTCGGCATCGGCTACGCGGGCGCCCAGATGTTCCCCATGGCGATGCTCCCGGACGTCGCCGCCGTCGATGCCCAGCGCACGGGGGAGGGCCGCGTCGGTGTCTACACGGGCGTCTGGACGGCCGGGGAGACCCTCGGGCTCGCGCTCGGCCCAGGCGTCTACGCCCTCATCCTCATGCTGGGCGGCTACGTCTCGTCGACGGACGGCCTTGCCGCGCAGCCGGACTCGGCGGTGACCGCCATGACGCTCGGCTTCACCCTCCTGCCGGCCGCGCTCGTGCTGCTGGCCCTCGTCCCC
- a CDS encoding fluoride efflux transporter FluC, producing the protein MRAGEPRRVGLAVAVGGALGSVGRWGLVDVLPAGGWPWGTLLVNVTGALAMGLLVAWLSAREAPHWVRPFVATGLLGGWTTYSAFALDTVTLSPFVGLGYVLATVVLGVGACALGLRLVPEVRRGSLEGPRS; encoded by the coding sequence GTGCGAGCTGGCGAGCCTCGAAGGGTCGGCCTGGCCGTCGCGGTGGGCGGCGCGCTCGGCTCGGTCGGTCGGTGGGGTCTCGTCGACGTCCTGCCCGCCGGCGGGTGGCCGTGGGGGACGTTGCTCGTCAACGTCACTGGCGCTCTGGCGATGGGTCTCCTCGTCGCCTGGCTCTCGGCCCGCGAGGCACCGCACTGGGTGCGCCCCTTCGTCGCCACCGGCCTGCTCGGCGGCTGGACGACCTACTCCGCCTTCGCCCTCGACACGGTGACCCTCTCCCCCTTCGTCGGACTCGGGTACGTCCTCGCGACCGTGGTCCTCGGCGTCGGCGCGTGCGCCCTCGGCCTCCGCCTGGTCCCTGAGGTGCGACGAGGGAGCCTCGAAGGGCCCCGCTCATGA